One stretch of Pseudoalteromonas shioyasakiensis DNA includes these proteins:
- a CDS encoding sulfite exporter TauE/SafE family protein: MVLIGLGAAIIFAFAVEAMTGFGSIVIALTIAALFMDIQQAMLLLVPLNLLMTSVMVFKLRAYIQLNLLAKQILPPMLLGTMIGALLTPYFPAQLTKVLFSLLIIWFAGRAIWQASAMPLSKPVQLSVIGGAGITHGLFASGGPLLVYAMARSGLDKTSFRATLLTIWLILNSCLTLWFLISGQLAGQLGHFLMLAPCVLFGALIGNYFHHTINQTQFLRLVFITLLLLGVLLCLTALWQW; encoded by the coding sequence ATGGTTTTAATAGGCTTAGGGGCGGCTATTATTTTTGCCTTTGCAGTGGAAGCTATGACTGGCTTTGGTAGCATCGTTATTGCCTTAACAATTGCAGCATTATTTATGGATATTCAGCAAGCAATGCTGTTACTCGTGCCACTTAATTTACTAATGACTTCAGTGATGGTGTTTAAGCTGCGTGCGTATATTCAGTTGAATTTGTTAGCAAAGCAGATTTTACCTCCAATGCTGCTTGGCACAATGATTGGTGCTTTACTAACGCCTTATTTTCCAGCGCAATTAACAAAAGTATTATTTTCTTTATTAATCATTTGGTTTGCGGGACGTGCCATTTGGCAAGCGTCAGCTATGCCTTTGAGTAAGCCTGTACAGCTTTCCGTGATAGGTGGTGCAGGTATTACGCATGGTTTATTTGCATCAGGAGGGCCTCTTCTTGTATATGCAATGGCTCGCAGTGGTTTAGACAAAACTTCATTTCGCGCCACGCTTCTAACTATTTGGCTTATTTTAAATAGCTGTTTAACTCTTTGGTTTCTCATCTCAGGACAATTAGCAGGGCAGTTGGGCCACTTTCTAATGCTCGCCCCATGTGTTCTGTTTGGGGCGCTTATTGGTAACTACTTTCACCATACAATTAATCAAACACAATTTTTACGCTTAGTCTTTATCACTTTATTACTGCTTGGAGTGTTGCTGTGCTTAACCGCACTGTGGCAGTGGTAG
- a CDS encoding SDR family NAD(P)-dependent oxidoreductase, with amino-acid sequence MINPSLPVAVITGAASGLGLDLAKQLATQYQLVLIDLDLKLLQEQCGQIINAQLYGCDLANKDELDELITQIKAKHCSIALLINNAGITHRSLARITRPEVIEKVMAVDYFAPVRLVSGLIEPLQQAHGKIVNISSMAGWMPVMARAGYCAAKSALHQYFETFRAEMRPTGVSVLMVYPSFLDTPIDKNALNGDGGKTNHARSMVGKMRTSDWMAKQICEAIRLDKQRLFPDRFTYFSALLYRLIPRLYMHFMARKFASEWEVA; translated from the coding sequence ATGATTAATCCATCGTTACCCGTTGCTGTGATTACTGGTGCGGCTTCTGGGTTGGGTTTAGATTTAGCAAAACAGTTAGCAACTCAATATCAATTAGTATTGATTGACCTAGACCTTAAGCTGTTGCAAGAGCAATGCGGACAAATAATTAATGCGCAATTATATGGCTGTGATTTAGCGAACAAGGACGAGCTTGATGAGTTAATAACGCAGATCAAAGCTAAGCATTGCTCAATAGCGTTACTGATTAATAATGCAGGGATTACGCATCGTTCTTTGGCTCGCATTACTCGTCCAGAGGTAATAGAAAAAGTAATGGCTGTTGATTACTTTGCGCCTGTACGTCTTGTGTCAGGCTTAATCGAACCATTACAGCAAGCACATGGCAAAATCGTAAATATCAGTTCTATGGCTGGATGGATGCCTGTTATGGCCAGAGCAGGCTATTGCGCAGCTAAATCTGCGTTACACCAATATTTCGAAACATTTCGCGCTGAAATGCGCCCAACGGGCGTGTCGGTGTTGATGGTATATCCTAGTTTTTTAGATACTCCGATTGATAAAAATGCATTAAATGGCGATGGCGGAAAAACCAACCATGCCCGCTCAATGGTTGGTAAAATGCGTACGAGTGACTGGATGGCAAAGCAAATTTGTGAAGCTATTCGACTTGATAAGCAACGGCTTTTCCCTGATAGATTTACATATTTTTCGGCGTTGTTATACCGCTTAATTCCACGTTTATACATGCATTTTATGGCACGTAAATTTGCCAGTGAGTGGGAGGTTGCGTAA
- a CDS encoding leucyl aminopeptidase family protein, whose protein sequence is MAYPHAVAAPQLADADHDALIIIGDDFSSLADASLSQAINTQQAVDARIGKQVTLLVIDSKRVILAPTGPLNRDYDDVRRYFDAAKQGVLEAKASGSTQPAILLANVNQDSRYKHALEVAYLGACQALWQPLEAREFHGQAIEPISQISLVGADDAMSKALNAIAAGQYAARDLCGTEPERMAPPRFADYCVELFAGSKVSVEVISDINTIDKDYPMMSTVARASYAVERHHPRVVKLEYVPEGDVERTLMFVGKGLVYDTGGADLKVGGFMAGMSRDKGGAASVAGFMKSVADFAPKGVKVIAYLAVVRNSIGSDCFVPDEIITSREGVRVRIGNTDAEGRLAMGDLLSEMKDRALNEVNPELFTVATLTGHAARAMGPYSAYVENGPARAAKISRQIADLGDLWADGAEVSRSRREDYDFIRPRTLADDVLSSNNAASAVTARGHQFPMAFLAIVGGLDKHGTESAQPLPYVHMDIAGSGVEGGDWQHGKPTAATVSSLFARYCL, encoded by the coding sequence ATGGCATACCCTCATGCAGTTGCAGCCCCTCAATTAGCGGATGCAGATCACGATGCATTGATTATTATCGGTGATGATTTTTCTTCTTTAGCGGACGCAAGCTTAAGCCAAGCTATTAACACTCAACAAGCTGTAGACGCGCGTATTGGCAAACAAGTTACATTACTTGTAATTGACTCTAAACGCGTTATTTTAGCGCCTACAGGCCCTCTAAACCGTGATTATGATGATGTACGTCGTTACTTTGACGCGGCAAAGCAAGGTGTACTAGAAGCGAAAGCATCGGGTAGCACTCAGCCTGCTATTTTACTTGCAAATGTAAATCAAGACAGCCGTTACAAGCATGCCCTTGAAGTGGCGTATTTAGGTGCTTGCCAAGCGCTGTGGCAACCTCTTGAAGCACGTGAGTTCCACGGTCAGGCGATTGAACCAATCAGCCAAATTAGCTTAGTGGGCGCAGATGACGCGATGAGCAAAGCCCTTAATGCCATTGCAGCAGGTCAATACGCTGCACGTGACTTATGTGGTACAGAACCTGAGCGTATGGCACCACCTCGTTTTGCAGATTATTGCGTTGAGTTATTTGCAGGTAGTAAGGTGTCTGTAGAAGTGATTTCAGATATCAACACCATCGATAAAGATTACCCAATGATGAGCACCGTAGCACGCGCATCTTACGCTGTTGAGCGTCATCACCCAAGAGTTGTAAAACTAGAGTATGTTCCTGAAGGCGACGTTGAGCGCACCTTAATGTTTGTTGGTAAAGGTTTAGTTTACGATACCGGTGGTGCAGACCTTAAAGTGGGTGGCTTTATGGCAGGTATGAGCCGCGATAAAGGCGGTGCAGCTTCGGTTGCAGGTTTTATGAAATCAGTGGCTGACTTTGCTCCTAAAGGCGTAAAAGTAATTGCTTACTTAGCCGTAGTTCGTAACTCAATTGGTTCTGATTGTTTCGTACCGGATGAAATCATTACCAGCCGTGAAGGTGTTCGTGTTCGTATCGGTAACACAGATGCTGAAGGTCGTTTAGCAATGGGCGACTTACTAAGCGAAATGAAAGATCGCGCCCTAAACGAAGTGAACCCTGAGCTATTCACTGTTGCAACTCTAACAGGCCACGCAGCACGTGCTATGGGCCCTTACAGTGCGTATGTTGAAAATGGTCCTGCTCGTGCAGCTAAAATTTCTCGTCAAATTGCTGACCTAGGCGATTTATGGGCTGATGGTGCAGAAGTATCACGCAGCCGTCGTGAAGATTATGACTTCATTCGCCCTCGCACGTTAGCTGACGATGTATTATCAAGTAACAATGCAGCTTCTGCAGTGACAGCTCGTGGTCACCAATTCCCAATGGCATTCTTAGCGATTGTCGGTGGTTTAGATAAACATGGCACTGAATCAGCACAACCATTACCGTATGTTCATATGGACATCGCAGGCAGTGGTGTAGAAGGCGGTGATTGGCAACATGGTAAGCCTACCGCAGCAACAGTAAGCAGCTTATTCGCTCGTTATTGTTTATAA
- a CDS encoding TonB-dependent receptor, which translates to MHTKTKINAITLGIILATGSMAEVKAADDKELEVILVSAQKRVESVKDVPLSITAISGKELQSKNINDSEELSSRIANFNISQSGQGYNITMRGLGSGPNQGFEQTVGTYVDGVYRGRAYQMRSAFVDLERFEVLRGPQSTLFGKNTTAGALNITSAAPTEELSGYANLSYELNNGSTFDGAISGGVTEHFQARAAVKVIDQDGYFYNTLQKRDEVGRDGVFSRLTLTWQPLESLDVSLKYQHDEEDNIGITPSQPVAEPVLYNAPLPAVFGDVSSYVIGDKLNKGLSTLGENEQGEFKADYWTLNVEWDLGQHVLSSVTGWQDYTMLQSNDGDHGPAPLTYRQASDESFQQFSQELRISSYNDGPFNYIAGLYFQTTELDFSELYRIYPLNAIGPRDYQSDSDTQAVFAKFDYQFAPNWQASLGLRYSQEDKSASRRLSMIELSSGTPINDMAQVNVPATLQAMGLPAVLPTSMYLGVLSSQLGLEQHQVNGERDENEFNPSLYISRKFDDAMAYVSMSTGSKAGGYDARANLASNWQFEPEKVIAYEMGAKFTLDDGAADLNIAVFSMQFEDLQTSTFDGVAGFYVENGAESSSQGVELDGRWLIADNWQLSGNIAYLDFSWDEFTGAKCFNSAMYQPSNRESSGKTCDLSGKTGAYAPKWSGSINLDYIKEFGSAMEFTFNLESEFKSRYFTNYDLNPYTAQSGYGKVNMRFGLMDLESGWSVALLGKNLTDKMTSSYSTDMSFAPSGMYATWVEPGRSITLQAGYRF; encoded by the coding sequence ATGCACACAAAAACAAAAATTAATGCCATTACCTTAGGAATAATCTTAGCAACAGGTAGCATGGCTGAAGTAAAAGCAGCAGATGACAAAGAACTTGAAGTAATCTTAGTTTCGGCCCAAAAACGTGTTGAAAGTGTCAAGGATGTGCCTTTATCGATCACTGCCATATCGGGTAAAGAGCTACAAAGTAAAAACATTAACGATAGTGAGGAGCTGTCATCACGTATAGCAAACTTTAATATCAGTCAGTCAGGGCAGGGCTACAATATCACTATGCGCGGTTTAGGCTCTGGCCCAAACCAAGGTTTTGAGCAAACCGTGGGTACTTATGTTGATGGCGTTTATCGTGGTCGTGCTTATCAAATGCGCAGCGCTTTTGTTGATCTCGAACGCTTTGAAGTATTGAGAGGGCCACAATCAACGTTATTTGGTAAAAATACCACCGCAGGAGCTCTGAATATAACGAGCGCAGCACCCACTGAGGAGCTATCAGGTTATGCAAATCTTAGCTATGAGTTGAATAATGGCAGTACTTTTGATGGTGCTATTAGTGGAGGCGTAACTGAACATTTTCAGGCTAGAGCAGCGGTAAAAGTAATTGACCAAGATGGTTATTTTTACAATACACTGCAAAAGCGTGATGAAGTTGGGCGCGATGGGGTTTTTAGTCGTTTAACTTTGACTTGGCAGCCTTTAGAGAGCTTGGATGTCTCTTTGAAGTATCAACATGACGAAGAAGATAATATTGGTATCACACCCAGCCAGCCAGTTGCAGAGCCTGTTTTATATAATGCGCCATTACCTGCCGTATTTGGGGATGTAAGTAGTTATGTAATCGGCGATAAGCTTAACAAAGGTTTGTCCACTTTAGGTGAAAATGAGCAAGGGGAGTTCAAGGCTGATTATTGGACTTTAAATGTTGAGTGGGATTTAGGCCAACACGTACTTAGTTCGGTAACAGGGTGGCAAGATTATACTATGTTGCAAAGTAATGATGGTGATCATGGCCCTGCACCTCTAACCTACCGCCAAGCGAGTGATGAAAGTTTTCAGCAGTTCAGTCAAGAGCTGCGTATTAGTTCGTATAATGATGGTCCGTTTAATTATATTGCGGGTCTATACTTTCAAACCACAGAACTCGACTTTTCTGAACTGTATCGAATTTATCCACTTAATGCGATAGGTCCACGTGATTATCAATCTGACAGCGATACACAAGCTGTATTTGCAAAGTTTGATTATCAATTTGCACCTAATTGGCAGGCATCATTAGGTTTACGATACTCGCAAGAAGATAAATCAGCATCAAGACGTTTAAGCATGATCGAGCTAAGCTCAGGTACACCTATCAATGATATGGCACAGGTGAATGTCCCAGCAACTTTGCAAGCAATGGGGTTACCTGCAGTTTTACCTACATCAATGTATTTAGGAGTTTTAAGCTCTCAACTAGGGCTTGAGCAACATCAAGTAAATGGTGAACGTGATGAAAATGAATTCAACCCATCGCTTTATATCTCCCGTAAGTTTGATGATGCAATGGCCTATGTATCAATGTCGACAGGGTCTAAAGCTGGTGGCTATGACGCGAGAGCTAATTTAGCATCAAATTGGCAATTTGAACCAGAAAAAGTAATAGCCTATGAAATGGGCGCTAAATTTACCTTGGATGACGGTGCTGCTGATTTGAATATCGCAGTATTTAGTATGCAGTTTGAAGATTTACAAACATCAACATTTGATGGTGTTGCAGGTTTTTATGTTGAAAATGGCGCTGAATCATCAAGCCAAGGCGTTGAACTCGATGGTCGTTGGTTAATTGCCGACAACTGGCAGTTGTCAGGCAATATTGCGTATCTTGATTTTAGCTGGGATGAGTTTACAGGTGCCAAATGTTTTAACAGTGCGATGTATCAACCATCAAACCGTGAAAGCTCAGGTAAAACCTGTGACTTAAGTGGTAAAACAGGGGCGTATGCGCCTAAATGGTCGGGCAGTATTAACCTTGATTATATTAAAGAGTTTGGTTCAGCGATGGAGTTTACTTTTAATCTTGAGAGTGAATTTAAATCGCGTTATTTCACTAATTACGATCTAAATCCATATACAGCGCAAAGTGGCTACGGCAAAGTCAATATGCGTTTCGGTTTAATGGATTTAGAGTCTGGATGGTCTGTTGCATTGTTAGGTAAAAATTTAACTGACAAGATGACTAGTAGCTACAGTACAGATATGTCGTTCGCACCGTCAGGAATGTATGCAACATGGGTTGAGCCAGGTAGAAGTATAACTTTGCAAGCAGGGTATCGATTTTAA
- a CDS encoding acyl-CoA thioesterase, with protein sequence MQSFIEQHPIRTKINVAWGEMDALQHVNNVVYFRYFETARIDFFTQLGFLKDLQVTGVGPVISENNARYKRPVTFPDTVHVGVKISDIEQDRFMMHYTVFSESQDTVTTIGSSQVVMFNFKTGKKAQLNDELLTALKAHSSD encoded by the coding sequence ATGCAATCGTTTATAGAACAACATCCTATCAGAACAAAAATTAATGTTGCATGGGGTGAAATGGATGCCCTGCAACACGTCAATAATGTGGTGTATTTTCGTTACTTTGAAACTGCCCGTATCGATTTTTTTACTCAACTAGGCTTTCTTAAAGATTTACAAGTAACAGGTGTCGGCCCGGTGATCAGCGAAAACAATGCTCGCTATAAACGTCCGGTGACATTTCCTGATACAGTGCATGTTGGTGTTAAGATTAGTGATATTGAACAAGATCGTTTTATGATGCATTACACTGTATTTAGTGAGAGCCAAGACACAGTAACAACAATTGGCTCATCACAAGTGGTTATGTTTAATTTTAAAACGGGTAAAAAAGCCCAGTTAAATGATGAGTTATTAACTGCACTTAAAGCCCATTCTAGCGATTAA
- a CDS encoding aldo/keto reductase, with protein sequence MLYSPLGRSGIDVSRVCLGSMTWGMQNNQADADEQIAYALDKGVNFIDTAEMYAVPPSPDTYGKTEEIIGNWLARNKDKRDDLVIATKIAGNGLPWVRDAGDITRQGVVEAVDASLKRLQTDVIDLYQLHWPNRTSPHFAKQWPGIVRFSEANTEQNIAGMLDILEGLNDCVKAGKIKHCGLSDDTPWGISQYLRLSEQHNLPRMVSIQNEFSLLHAKDWPYLIEQCIHEDIAYLPWSPLGGGMLSGKYLNGARPEGSRWTLVQRNGLFRDTPQSQAAIAEYVEIANAFNLTPSQLALAWCNQVDGVSSTIIGATSMAQLKENIDAFSIDLTDEALEKVAQVFKNYPMPF encoded by the coding sequence ATGCTATATAGCCCACTTGGTCGAAGTGGTATTGATGTATCTCGTGTCTGCTTAGGTAGCATGACATGGGGTATGCAAAACAACCAAGCCGATGCCGATGAACAAATCGCCTATGCATTAGATAAAGGCGTTAACTTTATTGATACCGCTGAAATGTATGCCGTACCACCTTCTCCAGACACCTACGGTAAAACAGAAGAGATCATCGGTAATTGGTTAGCGCGTAATAAAGACAAACGTGATGACCTTGTCATTGCAACTAAAATTGCAGGTAACGGCTTACCTTGGGTACGCGATGCAGGCGACATTACCCGTCAGGGGGTGGTTGAAGCCGTCGATGCTTCACTTAAACGTCTCCAAACTGATGTTATAGACTTATACCAATTACATTGGCCAAACCGCACTTCACCACACTTTGCTAAACAATGGCCTGGCATCGTTCGTTTTTCAGAGGCAAACACTGAGCAAAATATCGCTGGCATGTTAGATATTCTCGAAGGTCTGAATGACTGTGTAAAGGCAGGTAAGATTAAACATTGTGGTTTATCGGACGATACCCCTTGGGGCATTAGTCAATACCTGCGTTTAAGTGAGCAACACAATCTACCGCGTATGGTATCGATTCAAAACGAATTTAGTTTATTGCACGCTAAAGATTGGCCATATTTAATAGAACAATGTATTCACGAAGATATCGCTTATCTGCCTTGGTCACCCCTTGGTGGCGGCATGCTAAGTGGTAAATACTTAAATGGCGCACGTCCTGAAGGAAGCCGTTGGACACTAGTGCAACGTAATGGCCTATTCAGAGACACACCACAATCACAAGCTGCGATTGCTGAATATGTTGAAATTGCTAACGCCTTTAATTTAACACCTTCACAACTCGCACTTGCTTGGTGTAATCAAGTAGATGGCGTTAGCTCAACAATCATAGGCGCAACATCTATGGCGCAGTTAAAAGAAAATATCGATGCTTTTTCAATTGACTTAACAGATGAAGCTCTTGAAAAAGTGGCACAGGTATTCAAAAACTATCCAATGCCTTTCTAA
- a CDS encoding SDR family oxidoreductase translates to MITGSQGYIGKRLVESLSTQHKLVGIDIVDLPQTGCHYYQLDVRDTRLAEIMLEHNITHVVHLASILQPSKDAVRDFDIDVNGTRNVLEACVKANVQHITVTSSGAAYGYHADNPSWLTEQHPLRGNAEFAYSHHKRLIEELLKNYRYTHPQLKQLVLRPGTVLGKTTNNQITDLFNKPRIIAIKGSDSPFVFIWDEDVLAIILQGVTENREGSFNLAGDGAMGIKEIAKALNKPVIELPAWLLKLSLRVAKLFGMTQYGPEQLNFLRYRPVLCNQALKQQFAYQPQKSSKEVFAFYLTNNIKRHPYD, encoded by the coding sequence ATGATAACAGGTAGCCAAGGCTATATCGGCAAACGGTTAGTCGAGTCGCTATCAACACAGCATAAGCTGGTAGGTATTGATATTGTTGATCTCCCTCAAACTGGTTGTCATTACTATCAACTTGATGTGCGTGATACGCGACTCGCAGAAATTATGCTTGAACACAATATTACACATGTTGTGCACTTAGCGAGTATTTTACAACCGTCTAAAGATGCCGTTCGAGACTTTGATATCGACGTCAATGGCACTCGAAATGTGCTTGAAGCATGTGTTAAGGCAAATGTGCAGCATATTACGGTAACGAGTTCTGGAGCTGCCTATGGTTATCACGCTGATAACCCTAGCTGGTTAACCGAACAACATCCGTTAAGAGGTAATGCTGAATTTGCTTATAGCCATCATAAACGCTTAATCGAAGAGCTATTAAAAAACTATCGATATACGCATCCGCAGCTAAAACAGTTAGTACTTCGCCCGGGGACTGTGCTTGGTAAAACTACTAATAATCAGATTACTGATTTATTTAATAAGCCAAGAATAATTGCCATTAAAGGCAGTGACTCTCCTTTTGTGTTTATCTGGGATGAAGATGTCTTAGCGATTATTTTACAGGGGGTTACAGAAAATCGTGAAGGCAGTTTTAATTTAGCTGGTGATGGAGCTATGGGCATAAAAGAAATTGCTAAAGCCCTAAACAAACCTGTCATTGAGCTTCCAGCTTGGCTTTTAAAACTCAGCTTACGGGTCGCGAAGCTATTCGGAATGACCCAGTATGGCCCTGAACAACTTAATTTTTTACGTTACCGCCCAGTACTTTGCAATCAAGCACTGAAACAGCAATTTGCCTACCAGCCACAAAAATCGAGTAAAGAAGTATTTGCTTTTTATCTCACTAATAACATTAAGAGGCATCCATATGATTAA
- a CDS encoding carbon starvation protein A, which yields MQSVVIVLLGIVGMLFGWFFYSKFIAEKIFKMDDNFITPAHELEDGVDYVPTNKVVLWGHHFTSVAGAAPIVGPAIAVYWGWVPAVLWVVFGTIFFAGVHDMGALWASARNKGKSMGALSESVIGKRTRALFMIVVFLVLLMVNAVFGVVIAKSFVSQPNAVFPAWSAIVVALVIGQLLRRKVSLIPLCLIGVAILYYTIYLGSSMPIALPDEMFGLSANANWIIILFIYAAIASLLPVWMLLQPRDFINGMQLLVGLVLLYGAVFISMPDITAPAFNTQTAVDTPSIIPLLFVTIACGAVSGFHGIVSSGTSSKQLNKETDGRFVGYLGAVGEGMLALITLVAVSGVALAVSPEEWHEIYSHLGAGSVSAFINGGANLIENGWGISQEVASTLLAVMVVLFAGTTMDSGVRLQRYIIQEWGDIYNISIIRNGIVATLVAVLSCLLLAFGAGGADGSGGMIIWPLFGSTNQILASLTLLVISVMLIKANRPAKYTLIPMSFVLVMAFFAGVIKLGEYYQQSNWLLVTLDLLVLVVSVLVMLEAWSVIVKHRKDSTQVTEQ from the coding sequence ATGCAATCGGTCGTAATCGTGCTGCTCGGAATAGTCGGTATGTTGTTCGGATGGTTCTTTTATTCGAAATTCATCGCCGAAAAAATATTTAAAATGGATGATAATTTTATCACACCAGCTCATGAACTTGAGGATGGTGTGGATTATGTGCCAACCAACAAAGTTGTGTTATGGGGCCACCATTTCACCTCTGTTGCAGGTGCTGCGCCAATTGTTGGCCCTGCGATTGCCGTATATTGGGGCTGGGTGCCTGCGGTACTTTGGGTGGTATTTGGTACTATCTTTTTTGCTGGTGTTCACGACATGGGGGCTCTATGGGCCAGTGCGCGTAACAAAGGCAAATCAATGGGCGCTTTATCTGAAAGCGTAATCGGTAAACGCACCCGTGCGTTATTTATGATTGTGGTGTTTTTAGTGCTGCTGATGGTGAATGCGGTATTCGGTGTGGTAATAGCCAAATCATTTGTATCACAGCCTAACGCGGTATTCCCTGCTTGGTCAGCGATTGTTGTGGCCTTAGTAATTGGCCAGTTGCTACGCCGTAAAGTGTCCTTAATTCCGCTTTGTTTAATCGGTGTAGCGATTCTTTATTACACCATTTACCTTGGTAGTAGCATGCCGATTGCGTTACCTGATGAAATGTTCGGCTTAAGTGCTAATGCGAACTGGATCATTATCTTATTTATTTATGCGGCTATTGCTTCATTATTGCCGGTATGGATGCTGTTACAGCCACGTGACTTCATCAACGGTATGCAGTTATTAGTGGGATTAGTGCTGCTTTATGGTGCGGTATTTATTTCAATGCCTGATATCACAGCGCCTGCGTTTAATACCCAAACGGCGGTAGATACACCAAGTATTATTCCATTGCTATTCGTGACCATAGCCTGTGGTGCGGTATCTGGTTTCCACGGTATTGTGTCATCAGGTACTAGCTCTAAGCAGCTTAATAAAGAAACTGATGGTCGCTTTGTTGGTTACTTAGGTGCAGTAGGCGAAGGTATGCTTGCGCTTATTACATTGGTTGCAGTAAGTGGTGTTGCACTTGCGGTATCACCAGAAGAATGGCACGAAATATACAGTCACTTAGGTGCCGGTAGTGTGAGCGCCTTCATTAATGGTGGCGCTAACTTAATTGAAAATGGTTGGGGTATCTCACAAGAAGTGGCATCAACCTTACTTGCTGTAATGGTTGTGTTGTTTGCGGGCACTACGATGGACTCTGGCGTGCGTCTGCAGCGTTATATCATCCAAGAGTGGGGCGATATTTATAATATCAGTATCATTCGTAACGGTATTGTAGCTACGCTAGTTGCAGTACTTAGCTGTTTATTACTTGCCTTTGGTGCTGGTGGTGCTGACGGTAGCGGCGGTATGATCATTTGGCCGTTATTCGGTTCGACTAACCAAATCCTTGCAAGCTTAACCTTACTGGTTATCTCGGTAATGCTAATTAAAGCGAATCGTCCGGCTAAATACACCTTGATCCCAATGAGCTTCGTATTAGTTATGGCGTTCTTTGCTGGTGTTATCAAACTTGGTGAATACTACCAACAAAGTAACTGGTTACTGGTGACACTTGATTTGTTAGTACTGGTAGTGAGTGTTCTGGTTATGCTTGAAGCTTGGTCTGTGATTGTTAAACATCGTAAAGATTCAACACAGGTTACAGAGCAGTAA
- the dinB gene encoding DNA polymerase IV: MKKFIHIDMDCFYAAVEMRDNPALANVPLAIGGNSRRGVLSTANYIARKYGVRSAMSNYHAKQLCPDLVIVPGRMQVYKEISTQIRAIFAKYTDLIEPLSLDEAYLDVTDSTACRGSATLMAQQIRQEIYDTTGLTASAGVAPIKFIAKIASDENKPNGQFVVLPDQVDDFLASLPLGKIPGVGKVTLEKLQLKGLYTGADVRAKGVNWMQQHIGNFGVSLYQKCAGEYVGKVSTERVRKSLSVEHTYEYNKNNLDECLSQLPRLMDELTRRLDKQQLSNCINKLSVKVKFANFVVTSADQSHHQLDERIFSELMSKAYERGNNQPVRLLGIGVGIKSQAHEHFQLSILD, encoded by the coding sequence ATGAAAAAATTCATTCATATCGATATGGACTGCTTTTATGCAGCTGTAGAGATGCGTGATAACCCCGCGCTTGCCAATGTGCCACTGGCTATAGGCGGTAATAGTCGTCGCGGAGTGCTTTCAACAGCCAACTATATTGCCCGTAAATATGGTGTTCGCTCGGCGATGTCTAACTATCATGCCAAGCAATTATGTCCTGATTTGGTTATCGTGCCTGGACGAATGCAGGTCTATAAAGAAATCTCAACGCAAATTCGAGCTATTTTTGCAAAGTATACTGACCTTATTGAGCCTTTATCTTTAGATGAAGCCTATCTAGATGTAACCGACAGTACTGCTTGTAGGGGCAGTGCTACGCTGATGGCACAGCAAATTCGCCAAGAAATCTATGATACGACGGGGTTAACCGCATCAGCAGGCGTTGCACCGATTAAATTTATTGCCAAAATTGCCAGTGATGAAAACAAGCCTAATGGTCAGTTTGTCGTATTGCCTGATCAAGTTGATGACTTTTTGGCGAGTTTACCGCTTGGCAAAATTCCCGGCGTTGGCAAGGTGACATTAGAAAAGCTGCAACTTAAAGGGCTTTACACAGGGGCTGATGTGCGCGCGAAAGGGGTTAACTGGATGCAGCAACACATTGGTAACTTTGGCGTGTCATTATATCAAAAGTGTGCAGGTGAATACGTTGGCAAAGTCTCGACTGAGCGAGTACGTAAGTCACTCAGTGTTGAGCATACCTATGAATACAATAAAAATAATTTAGACGAGTGTTTAAGCCAGTTACCTCGTTTGATGGACGAATTAACTCGTCGCCTTGATAAACAGCAATTAAGCAACTGCATCAATAAGTTATCGGTAAAAGTAAAATTTGCCAACTTTGTTGTTACCAGTGCCGATCAAAGCCACCACCAATTAGACGAACGCATTTTTTCTGAGTTAATGAGCAAAGCCTATGAGCGAGGTAATAACCAGCCAGTGCGCCTGCTAGGGATAGGTGTCGGAATAAAGAGCCAAGCGCATGAGCATTTTCAGCTGAGTATATTAGACTAA